One window from the genome of Bradyrhizobium xenonodulans encodes:
- a CDS encoding glycosyltransferase family 87 protein, whose protein sequence is MTSTDPLPKPDAPRRLSLRAPLDLLFLLCCFILTADVLGPEIFGNGKTKDYALWYWAGQQVLHGGSLYPSDIHAYFEFIYPPLPAILLAIPSWFGKLALYTTLSVLNVVAWWYTGTFSNAMTGSGRRPGPWLEALPALVTVTFVFDQFDLGQPNLVLLALMLWGFWLLQNQRSWLAGFLFALATAIKVFPIAVLPYLIWRRKWSAVMATVAFTGILLYVVPAPIRGFERNAVELKTWYQGMVGSSSEKGFGQRDEQNWSWVNQSVIAVTHRLVRPINYNQEDANKPPRTMNVIDVDYTTANWIVLAVSGLLGLGFLAVMPPQKRRTARSDAEELGILFCLMTVASPLARQYYFMWLFFPMTVLMHRAAFDARSNVRLGTWLALGAAGILMLLSLPWFPNVIQAWGNNLIATAVLAGRLAWHIRHPLVAAGSGAAAGLKPEAS, encoded by the coding sequence GTGACCTCGACCGACCCTTTGCCCAAACCTGATGCGCCGAGACGCCTGTCGCTGCGCGCGCCGCTGGACCTGCTCTTCCTGCTTTGCTGCTTCATCTTGACCGCCGACGTCCTCGGTCCCGAGATCTTCGGCAACGGCAAGACCAAGGATTACGCACTGTGGTACTGGGCCGGGCAGCAGGTGCTCCATGGCGGATCGCTCTATCCCAGCGACATCCACGCCTATTTCGAGTTCATCTACCCGCCGCTGCCGGCGATCCTGCTCGCGATCCCGAGCTGGTTCGGCAAGCTCGCGCTCTACACCACGCTGTCGGTGCTGAACGTCGTGGCGTGGTGGTACACGGGGACGTTCTCCAATGCCATGACCGGATCGGGCCGCAGGCCCGGCCCCTGGCTCGAAGCGCTGCCGGCTCTCGTCACCGTGACCTTCGTGTTCGATCAGTTCGATCTCGGCCAGCCGAACCTCGTCCTGCTCGCGCTGATGCTCTGGGGCTTCTGGTTATTGCAGAACCAGCGGTCCTGGCTCGCGGGCTTCCTGTTCGCGCTCGCCACCGCCATCAAGGTGTTTCCGATCGCGGTGCTGCCCTATCTGATCTGGCGGCGGAAATGGTCGGCCGTCATGGCGACGGTCGCGTTCACCGGTATCCTTCTCTATGTCGTGCCGGCGCCGATCCGCGGCTTCGAGCGCAACGCGGTCGAGCTCAAGACCTGGTATCAGGGCATGGTCGGATCGAGCTCGGAAAAGGGCTTCGGCCAGCGCGACGAGCAGAACTGGTCGTGGGTCAACCAGTCCGTCATTGCCGTGACGCACCGCTTGGTCCGGCCGATCAACTACAATCAGGAAGATGCCAACAAGCCGCCGCGCACGATGAATGTCATCGACGTCGACTACACGACGGCGAACTGGATCGTGCTCGCGGTATCAGGGCTGCTCGGGCTCGGCTTCCTCGCGGTGATGCCGCCGCAAAAGCGGCGAACGGCGCGCTCGGATGCCGAGGAGCTCGGCATCCTGTTCTGCCTGATGACGGTGGCGTCGCCTTTGGCGAGGCAATATTACTTCATGTGGCTGTTCTTCCCGATGACGGTGCTGATGCATCGCGCCGCCTTCGACGCGCGGTCGAATGTGCGGCTGGGAACCTGGCTTGCGCTGGGTGCGGCCGGCATCCTCATGCTGCTGTCACTGCCGTGGTTTCCCAATGTCATCCAGGCTTGGGGCAATAACCTCATCGCCACGGCGGTGCTTGCAGGTCGCCTCGCATGGCACATCCGCCATCCGCTGGTTGCGGCTGGCTCCGGCGCGGCAGCAGGGTTAAAACCCGAGGCATCTTGA
- a CDS encoding M20/M25/M40 family metallo-hydrolase produces the protein MANAQLQSVLDHIDKDFDNSLERLFSLLRIKSISADPAFAADCKAAAEHLAKDIASLGVATEVRPTAGHPAIVGKTKVGGRPHVIFYGHYDVQPVDPLDLWHRPPFEPVVTDHADGRKIIVARGAEDDKGQVMTFVEACRAWKKVTGSLPIDVTFLIEGEEEVGSKNFVPFIEANKDEFKADYVLVCDTGMWDQSTPAITTSLRGLLYEELKITAANRDLHSGVFGGSAMNPIRVLTKILGGLFDDDNRITIPGFYDGVKDLPPDILEQWKKLNLTPEMFLKPIGLSIPAGEKGRLLIEQASSRPTCDVNGIWGGYIGEGSKTVIPSHASAKVSFRLVEGQDPQKIRKAFRDYVTARIPGDCKVEFGDHSAAPAVALDWNMKPLAAASTALTEEWGKQTVLMGSGASIPIVADFKRTLGLDSLLVGFGLDDDNIHSPNEKYDLRSFQKGIRSWARILAALAEVK, from the coding sequence ATGGCCAATGCGCAGCTTCAATCCGTGCTCGACCACATCGACAAGGACTTCGACAACAGCCTGGAGCGTCTGTTCTCGCTGTTGCGGATCAAGTCGATCTCCGCGGATCCGGCCTTCGCTGCCGATTGCAAGGCGGCGGCTGAGCATCTGGCCAAGGACATCGCAAGCCTCGGCGTCGCGACCGAGGTGCGCCCCACCGCCGGCCATCCCGCCATCGTCGGCAAGACCAAGGTGGGCGGACGGCCGCATGTGATCTTTTACGGCCATTACGACGTGCAACCGGTCGATCCGCTCGATCTCTGGCATCGTCCGCCGTTCGAGCCCGTGGTGACCGACCATGCCGACGGCCGCAAGATCATCGTGGCGCGCGGCGCCGAGGACGACAAGGGCCAGGTCATGACCTTCGTCGAGGCCTGCCGCGCCTGGAAAAAGGTGACGGGCTCGCTGCCGATCGACGTCACCTTCCTGATCGAAGGCGAAGAGGAGGTCGGCTCGAAGAACTTCGTGCCCTTCATCGAAGCCAACAAGGACGAGTTCAAAGCGGACTACGTGCTGGTCTGCGACACCGGCATGTGGGACCAGAGCACGCCGGCGATCACGACGTCGCTGCGCGGCCTGCTCTATGAAGAGCTGAAGATCACCGCCGCCAATCGCGATCTGCACTCCGGCGTGTTCGGCGGCAGCGCGATGAACCCGATCCGGGTGCTGACGAAAATTCTCGGCGGCCTGTTCGACGACGACAATCGCATCACCATTCCCGGTTTCTATGACGGCGTGAAGGACCTGCCGCCCGACATCCTGGAGCAGTGGAAGAAGCTCAACCTCACGCCGGAGATGTTCTTGAAGCCGATCGGGCTGTCGATCCCCGCGGGTGAGAAAGGCCGGCTCTTGATCGAGCAGGCCTCCTCGCGCCCAACCTGCGATGTCAACGGTATCTGGGGCGGCTATATCGGCGAAGGCTCCAAGACAGTGATCCCGTCGCACGCTTCAGCCAAGGTCTCGTTCCGCCTGGTCGAGGGGCAGGATCCCCAGAAGATCCGCAAGGCCTTCCGCGACTATGTGACGGCGCGCATTCCCGGCGATTGCAAGGTCGAGTTCGGCGACCATTCCGCCGCGCCCGCGGTCGCGCTCGACTGGAACATGAAGCCGCTTGCGGCGGCCAGCACGGCGCTGACGGAGGAATGGGGCAAGCAGACCGTGCTGATGGGCTCGGGCGCCTCGATCCCGATCGTCGCCGACTTCAAGCGCACGCTGGGCCTGGACTCGCTGCTGGTCGGTTTTGGCCTGGATGACGACAACATCCACTCGCCGAACGAGAAGTACGACCTCCGCAGTTTCCAGAAGGGCATTCGCTCCTGGGCGCGGATCCTCGCGGCATTGGCAGAAGTGAAGTAG
- a CDS encoding class II aldolase/adducin family protein, which translates to MSPAEARLKEVPSDMTEAEWQQRVNLAACYRLVALYGWDDLVDTHISARVPGPDHHFLINPYGLMFDEITASSLVKVDLHGNQLSESEYSINPAGFTIHSAIHEVREDAICVLHLHTLDGTAVSSSAEGLLPLNQTAQLVTHDLAYHDYEGIALDHDERPRLQKDLGDHNHMLLRNHGTLTVGRSVASAFERMYHLERACSMQVRTRALGTPVYPVDDVAIDKNTELLANRDRAELRATNLVWPPLLRKLDRELPGYRS; encoded by the coding sequence ATGTCGCCAGCGGAAGCCCGCCTGAAGGAAGTGCCGTCTGATATGACGGAGGCCGAGTGGCAGCAACGTGTCAATCTCGCCGCCTGCTATCGCCTCGTCGCGCTGTACGGCTGGGACGATCTGGTCGACACCCACATCTCCGCGCGCGTGCCCGGCCCCGACCATCACTTCCTCATCAATCCCTACGGGCTGATGTTCGACGAGATCACGGCCTCGAGCCTCGTCAAGGTCGATCTGCACGGCAACCAGCTCTCCGAGAGCGAGTACAGCATCAATCCGGCCGGCTTCACCATCCATTCGGCGATCCACGAGGTGCGCGAGGACGCGATCTGCGTGCTGCATCTCCACACCCTCGACGGCACCGCGGTGTCGAGCAGCGCCGAAGGCCTGCTGCCGCTGAACCAGACCGCCCAGCTCGTCACCCACGACCTCGCCTATCACGACTATGAAGGCATCGCGCTCGATCACGACGAGCGGCCGCGGCTGCAGAAGGACCTCGGCGACCACAACCACATGCTGCTGCGGAACCACGGCACGCTGACGGTCGGCCGCTCGGTCGCCTCCGCCTTCGAGCGCATGTACCACCTCGAGCGCGCCTGCTCGATGCAGGTGCGCACCCGCGCGCTCGGCACGCCGGTCTATCCGGTGGACGACGTCGCGATCGACAAGAACACCGAGTTGCTCGCCAACCGCGACCGCGCCGAGCTGCGCGCCACCAACCTCGTCTGGCCGCCGCTGCTGCGCAAGCTCGACCGCGAACTGCCGGGCTACCGGTCTTGA
- a CDS encoding glycosyltransferase family 39 protein has product MTSITTSAIDTPLRRSVERTCDDLAMLVLAAVAVIAGLTFRDYGLGWDDYTHAEYADLLLRMFGSGFRDTAALSFANLYMYGGGFDMVAALLHKVIPLELFETRRLVGAIVGVIGLAVTWRLGRRIGGPLAGLASLLLLALCPIFYGHMFMNPKDAPFAVAMIILMLGLVRLAEEYPQPSPRTILIVGLGAGLSLGCRVLGGLALVYALIGFLPLLLEELRTEGLREAARRFAHVVYVLLPGLVFGYLVMGLIWPWSIMEPGNPFEALTYFSHFFEKPWKEMFDGAIVSVPDMPWSYLPTLFALQLPEVMLVLMGGAVVSTFAMLPRREVPARRKTILLMLTLAATLPLAIAMVKRPALYNGIRHFVFVIPPMAVLGGVAFAWAMERLRASHRTWQPVVLATFCFGLALSLAEMIRLHPYQYTHFNHIAGTVRGADDRFMLDYWGLALKQASDELREQIVERQEVAPGNRKWKVAVCGPQRPAQVALGPDFTIGWDSNAADFAMTLGEFYCKGLTAPVMVEIKRDDVVFARVYDIRGRSISSLLSIPAP; this is encoded by the coding sequence ATGACATCCATCACGACGTCGGCGATCGACACGCCGCTGCGGCGCTCGGTCGAACGGACTTGCGACGATCTCGCCATGCTGGTGCTGGCCGCGGTCGCCGTCATCGCAGGCTTGACCTTCCGCGACTACGGGCTCGGCTGGGACGATTACACGCACGCTGAATATGCCGATCTGTTGCTGCGCATGTTCGGTTCCGGCTTCAGGGACACCGCGGCGCTCTCCTTCGCGAATCTCTACATGTATGGCGGCGGCTTCGACATGGTCGCCGCGCTGCTGCACAAGGTCATTCCGCTCGAGCTGTTCGAGACGCGACGTCTGGTCGGCGCCATCGTCGGCGTGATCGGACTTGCGGTGACGTGGCGGCTCGGCCGCCGCATCGGCGGCCCCCTTGCCGGCCTTGCCTCACTCCTGCTGCTCGCGCTGTGCCCGATCTTCTACGGCCACATGTTCATGAACCCGAAGGACGCGCCCTTCGCGGTGGCCATGATCATCCTGATGCTCGGCCTCGTGCGGCTCGCCGAAGAATATCCGCAGCCCTCGCCGCGCACGATCCTGATCGTCGGCCTCGGTGCGGGCCTTTCGCTGGGCTGCCGCGTTCTCGGCGGACTTGCGCTGGTCTATGCCTTGATCGGCTTCCTGCCGCTGTTGCTGGAGGAGCTGCGCACCGAAGGCCTGCGTGAAGCGGCCCGGCGCTTCGCGCATGTCGTCTACGTGCTGCTGCCCGGCCTCGTGTTCGGCTATCTCGTGATGGGCCTGATCTGGCCGTGGTCGATCATGGAGCCCGGCAATCCCTTCGAGGCGCTGACCTACTTCTCGCACTTCTTCGAGAAGCCTTGGAAGGAGATGTTCGACGGCGCGATCGTGTCCGTACCCGACATGCCCTGGTCCTATCTGCCGACGCTGTTTGCGCTCCAGCTCCCCGAAGTGATGCTGGTGCTGATGGGCGGCGCCGTGGTCAGCACCTTCGCCATGCTGCCGCGACGCGAGGTTCCGGCGCGCCGCAAGACCATTCTCTTGATGCTGACGCTGGCGGCGACCCTGCCGCTCGCGATCGCGATGGTGAAGCGGCCGGCGCTCTACAACGGCATCCGCCACTTCGTGTTCGTGATCCCGCCGATGGCGGTGCTCGGCGGCGTCGCCTTTGCCTGGGCGATGGAGCGCCTGCGCGCCAGTCATCGCACCTGGCAGCCGGTCGTGCTCGCGACCTTCTGCTTTGGCCTCGCGCTCTCGCTCGCCGAGATGATCCGGCTGCATCCCTATCAGTACACCCACTTCAACCACATCGCCGGCACCGTGCGCGGCGCCGACGACCGCTTCATGCTGGACTATTGGGGCCTTGCGCTGAAGCAGGCCTCGGACGAGCTGCGCGAGCAGATCGTCGAGCGGCAGGAAGTGGCGCCGGGCAACCGCAAATGGAAGGTCGCGGTGTGCGGTCCGCAGCGCCCCGCCCAGGTCGCGCTCGGACCCGACTTCACCATCGGCTGGGATTCCAACGCGGCCGATTTCGCGATGACGCTCGGCGAGTTCTATTGCAAGGGCCTCACCGCGCCGGTGATGGTCGAGATCAAGCGCGACGACGTGGTGTTCGCCCGCGTCTACGACATCCGCGGCCGCAGTATTTCCAGCCTGCTGTCGATCCCGGCGCCGTAA
- a CDS encoding DUF308 domain-containing protein codes for MTLALLIAGIFAVVAGLLAIVFGYTVRDFSLGSTLIISGTIGVCSGMLLAGLHVVVVELKGIGRRLAGAAAASEVRVRPVLPGLATSGPPASEPGPAPAMKPPPLSAAGPPPWQNEAAARERPRVEAPPPPPEPEAPTPPGAPDAPRRRNLLFASTSRKERERAEAKTTDGVPPHSHDEPAEPAAPDSSPASFDDAWPRPDRMRPPEPPAAARRPPPPPRSPSTLTEASPPPPAPAVEQAPVTVLKSGIVDGMAYSLYSDGSIEAQMPEGMMRFASIDELRAHLDQRG; via the coding sequence ATGACGTTGGCATTGTTGATCGCGGGGATTTTCGCCGTCGTGGCGGGCCTCCTTGCGATCGTGTTTGGCTACACGGTCAGGGATTTCAGTCTCGGCAGCACTCTCATAATCTCCGGTACCATTGGCGTCTGCTCCGGAATGTTACTGGCCGGCCTCCACGTCGTGGTCGTGGAACTGAAGGGCATCGGCCGACGGCTGGCCGGGGCTGCCGCCGCGTCGGAGGTTCGGGTCAGGCCGGTGTTGCCCGGTCTCGCGACATCAGGCCCGCCTGCGTCCGAGCCGGGCCCGGCGCCCGCGATGAAGCCGCCGCCGCTATCTGCCGCGGGTCCGCCGCCGTGGCAGAACGAAGCTGCCGCGCGCGAGCGTCCGCGCGTCGAAGCGCCGCCGCCCCCGCCGGAACCGGAAGCCCCAACGCCGCCCGGGGCGCCGGACGCGCCGCGCCGTCGCAACCTGCTGTTCGCCTCGACGTCCCGCAAGGAGCGCGAGCGCGCGGAGGCAAAGACGACCGACGGCGTGCCGCCGCACTCCCATGACGAACCCGCGGAGCCTGCCGCCCCGGATAGTTCGCCTGCGAGCTTCGACGACGCCTGGCCCAGGCCGGACCGTATGCGGCCACCGGAGCCGCCGGCCGCCGCGCGTCGTCCGCCGCCGCCACCGCGTTCGCCGTCGACCTTGACGGAGGCCTCTCCGCCGCCGCCCGCGCCGGCCGTCGAGCAGGCGCCCGTGACCGTGCTCAAATCCGGCATCGTCGACGGCATGGCCTATTCGCTCTATTCCGACGGCTCGATCGAAGCACAGATGCCGGAAGGCATGATGCGCTTCGCCTCGATCGACGAACTGCGCGCCCATCTCGACCAGCGCGGCTGA
- a CDS encoding MucR family transcriptional regulator codes for MSDAGAKNFIELTASIVSAYVGNNPTPAAEIPNLISQVHGALVRVSSGRTEAAPLEPSKPAVSLKKSIAPDYLVCLEDGKRFKSLKRHLRTQYNMTPEQYREKWGLPADYPMVAPNYAVARSQLAKQMGLGQQQRKRK; via the coding sequence ATGTCGGATGCCGGGGCTAAGAATTTCATTGAGCTGACGGCGAGCATCGTGTCGGCCTATGTCGGCAACAACCCGACGCCGGCCGCCGAGATTCCGAACCTGATCAGCCAGGTGCATGGCGCCCTGGTGCGGGTCTCGTCGGGCCGTACCGAGGCGGCGCCGCTCGAGCCCTCGAAGCCTGCGGTGTCGCTGAAGAAGTCGATCGCGCCGGACTATCTGGTGTGCCTCGAAGACGGCAAGCGCTTCAAGTCGCTGAAGCGCCATCTGCGCACCCAGTACAACATGACGCCGGAACAATATCGCGAGAAATGGGGCCTGCCGGCCGACTATCCCATGGTCGCGCCGAACTACGCGGTGGCGCGCTCGCAACTGGCGAAGCAGATGGGTTTGGGGCAGCAGCAGCGGAAGCGGAAATAG
- a CDS encoding SufE family protein: MTTIDEIRDNFELLDEWDDRYRYVIELGRTLEPLPEAEHSAENKVNGCVSQVWLQKLVDRDDGAPILKYRGDSDAHIVRGLVAIVLALYSGRTPQEILDTDAIAVFNEFGFRDHLTPQRSNGLRSMVERIKTDAREALAEAS; encoded by the coding sequence ATGACGACGATCGACGAAATCAGGGACAATTTCGAGCTTCTGGACGAGTGGGACGACCGCTACCGGTACGTCATCGAGCTCGGCCGCACCCTGGAACCGCTACCCGAGGCTGAGCATTCGGCCGAGAACAAGGTGAATGGTTGTGTCAGCCAGGTCTGGCTCCAGAAGCTGGTCGACCGCGATGACGGCGCGCCGATCCTGAAATATCGCGGCGACAGCGACGCCCATATCGTGCGCGGGCTGGTCGCGATCGTGCTCGCGCTCTATTCGGGCCGCACGCCGCAGGAGATCCTCGATACCGACGCGATCGCGGTGTTCAACGAGTTCGGCTTTCGCGATCATCTGACGCCGCAGCGCTCCAACGGCCTGCGCTCGATGGTCGAGCGCATCAAGACCGACGCGAGAGAGGCGCTCGCGGAAGCGTCGTGA
- a CDS encoding DUF5330 domain-containing protein, with protein MRFLLRITFWLGLVLVLLPRDKTSESDKLPQIGAADAVQAATAAVSDVTQFCKRQPAACEVGGQAATIIGQRAQDGAKKLYQIINDKKEQLEKSDKTDKKAPDHTGSIALAGEGDAVASEAPRDTLSQDDLALEWRGPTASN; from the coding sequence ATGCGCTTTCTGCTCCGCATCACATTCTGGCTCGGGCTGGTGCTGGTGCTCCTGCCGCGGGACAAGACGTCCGAATCGGACAAGCTGCCGCAGATCGGTGCCGCCGACGCGGTGCAGGCTGCGACCGCGGCCGTCTCCGACGTGACCCAGTTCTGCAAGCGCCAGCCGGCGGCCTGCGAGGTCGGCGGACAGGCCGCGACCATCATCGGCCAGCGCGCCCAGGACGGCGCGAAGAAGCTCTACCAGATCATCAACGACAAGAAAGAGCAGCTCGAGAAGTCCGACAAGACCGACAAGAAGGCGCCCGATCACACCGGCTCGATCGCGCTGGCGGGCGAAGGCGATGCCGTCGCGAGCGAGGCGCCGCGCGACACCCTGAGCCAGGATGACCTCGCGCTGGAATGGCGCGGGCCTACGGCCTCGAATTAG
- a CDS encoding PAS domain-containing sensor histidine kinase has translation MTVLSIIRDCLDALLHPSARYDALMRARHRAFMAPRLLGSLAAFAAFPVYLAMRGAPSAIEVAAFAWLIAPILLSWFLSRTGRYEGAHVLSSLALAGLIMAVAGTTGGIESFAAIWLVVVPLEAALSASRRVAAFASLLALSCAGILILVSQLGWLPAGDTSAAERGALMAFGVASATLYAAGLAFGAESLARTSVTLLSREEERYRLLARNMSDVISRHQRNGAVQFISPAAEAMLGMPVAQLLGHGLFDRVHVADRPAYLTALSDAARGDVRSVEFRLRREPGGSERGQVDFIWIEMRCRPLDQDMGRDPTREAEVVGVMRDVTDRKLSEQALDQARSAAEAADAAKTRFLATMSHELRTPLNAIIGFSEMIAQEQTLMLAASQRREYAQLINDSGQHLLSVVNGILDMSKMESGNFEIASEPFAPRASLMHCCNLLALKARENGIDLVTDAPQDLPVMTGDPRAFKQIVLNLVANAIKFTERGGQVSVTATVTGSQLTLRIADTGIGIAPDDLKRIGAPFFQAGKTYQRRHEGTGLGLSIVKSLVALHLGELTVQSRLGEGTAVTVKLPLVYTPPQAKAPENNIATLTPVLRQESPVEHHDQPALVKKSA, from the coding sequence GTGACAGTTTTGAGTATCATCCGCGATTGTCTCGATGCGCTGCTGCATCCCTCCGCGCGTTACGATGCGCTGATGCGAGCACGCCATCGTGCCTTCATGGCGCCGCGGCTGCTCGGCAGCCTGGCCGCCTTTGCCGCATTCCCGGTCTATCTCGCCATGCGCGGTGCGCCGAGCGCGATCGAGGTCGCCGCCTTCGCCTGGCTGATCGCCCCCATTCTCCTCTCCTGGTTCCTGTCGCGCACCGGCCGCTACGAAGGCGCGCATGTGCTGTCGTCGCTGGCACTCGCCGGCCTGATCATGGCGGTCGCGGGCACCACCGGCGGTATCGAATCATTCGCGGCAATCTGGCTGGTCGTGGTTCCGCTCGAAGCCGCGCTGTCGGCCTCGCGCCGCGTCGCGGCCTTCGCTTCCCTGCTTGCGCTGTCCTGCGCGGGAATCCTGATCCTCGTCAGCCAGCTCGGCTGGCTGCCGGCCGGAGACACCAGCGCCGCAGAACGCGGCGCGCTGATGGCGTTCGGCGTCGCGTCTGCGACGCTCTATGCCGCCGGTCTCGCCTTCGGTGCAGAGTCGCTGGCACGCACCAGCGTGACATTGCTGTCGCGCGAGGAAGAGCGCTATCGGCTGCTCGCGCGCAACATGAGCGACGTCATCTCGCGGCATCAGCGCAACGGCGCGGTGCAGTTCATCTCGCCGGCGGCGGAAGCCATGCTCGGTATGCCGGTGGCGCAACTGCTCGGCCACGGCCTGTTCGATCGCGTCCATGTCGCCGATCGCCCGGCCTATCTCACCGCGCTCTCCGATGCCGCGCGCGGCGACGTGCGCAGCGTCGAATTCCGGCTGCGGCGGGAGCCTGGCGGCTCCGAGCGCGGCCAGGTCGATTTCATCTGGATCGAGATGCGCTGCCGTCCGCTCGACCAGGATATGGGCCGCGATCCCACGCGCGAGGCCGAGGTCGTCGGCGTGATGCGCGACGTCACCGATCGCAAATTGTCCGAGCAGGCGCTCGACCAGGCGCGCAGCGCCGCGGAAGCCGCCGACGCCGCCAAGACGCGTTTCCTCGCCACCATGAGCCACGAGCTGCGCACGCCGCTCAATGCCATCATCGGCTTCTCCGAGATGATCGCGCAGGAGCAGACCCTGATGCTGGCAGCTAGCCAGCGCAGGGAATACGCCCAGCTCATCAACGATTCCGGCCAGCATCTGCTGTCGGTCGTCAACGGCATCCTCGACATGTCGAAGATGGAGTCCGGCAATTTCGAGATCGCCTCGGAGCCGTTCGCGCCGCGCGCCTCGCTGATGCATTGCTGCAATCTGCTGGCGCTGAAGGCGCGGGAGAACGGCATCGACCTCGTCACGGACGCGCCGCAGGACCTGCCGGTCATGACCGGCGATCCGCGCGCCTTCAAGCAGATCGTACTCAACCTCGTCGCCAACGCCATCAAGTTCACCGAGCGTGGCGGTCAGGTCTCGGTGACCGCCACGGTGACGGGCTCGCAGCTCACCCTGCGCATCGCCGACACCGGCATCGGCATCGCACCCGACGATCTCAAGCGCATCGGCGCGCCGTTCTTCCAGGCCGGCAAGACCTATCAGCGCCGCCACGAAGGCACGGGCCTTGGACTTTCGATCGTGAAGAGCCTGGTGGCGTTGCATCTCGGCGAATTGACGGTACAAAGCAGGTTAGGTGAGGGCACCGCCGTCACCGTCAAGCTGCCGCTCGTCTACACGCCGCCGCAGGCCAAGGCGCCCGAGAACAACATCGCGACCTTGACGCCGGTGCTGCGCCAGGAATCTCCCGTCGAACATCATGACCAACCCGCTCTGGTGAAGAAAAGTGCCTAA
- a CDS encoding peptidoglycan-binding domain-containing protein — protein sequence MPKKSAKDQAAPRRRGAKAAVIDVETERNLVMRVLLHSPKDTLAGLVAVAAIGAIVANALFLQTGRHPAPMFGTVINLPAPSSVPLSNPLPRPRPVGADTSPLEPKATEFRVEPKPAERAAERPAEKPVEATASTLRPGSDPMTNLVKATTSTSPSAMRPPAPIPVQQSPAAKRIAGVQRALSEYGYGNLKITGAMGAETQSAIQKFEREHKMQVTGQVSDRLLRELGAAIGHPVE from the coding sequence GTGCCTAAGAAGTCTGCCAAGGACCAAGCCGCTCCGCGCCGCCGTGGCGCCAAGGCCGCGGTCATCGATGTCGAGACCGAGCGCAATCTCGTGATGCGCGTGCTGCTGCACAGCCCCAAGGATACGCTTGCAGGTCTCGTCGCGGTCGCCGCGATCGGCGCCATCGTTGCCAATGCGCTGTTCCTCCAGACCGGCCGGCATCCGGCGCCGATGTTCGGCACCGTGATCAATCTTCCCGCGCCGTCCTCCGTGCCGCTGTCGAACCCGTTGCCGCGTCCGCGCCCCGTCGGCGCCGATACCTCGCCGCTCGAGCCGAAGGCGACCGAGTTTCGCGTCGAGCCCAAACCCGCCGAACGCGCCGCCGAGAGACCGGCGGAGAAGCCGGTCGAGGCCACCGCGTCGACGCTGCGCCCGGGCAGCGATCCCATGACCAATCTGGTCAAGGCCACGACCTCGACGTCGCCATCCGCGATGCGTCCGCCGGCGCCGATCCCGGTGCAGCAGAGCCCGGCCGCGAAGCGTATCGCCGGCGTGCAGCGCGCGCTGTCCGAATACGGCTACGGCAATTTGAAGATCACGGGCGCGATGGGCGCCGAGACCCAGTCCGCGATCCAGAAATTCGAGCGCGAGCACAAGATGCAGGTCACAGGGCAAGTGTCCGACCGCCTGCTGCGCGAGCTCGGCGCCGCGATCGGCCATCCCGTCGAATAG
- a CDS encoding DUF1491 family protein, with amino-acid sequence MRLKSNIWVSAYLRRCQTEGVFGAVRRRGAEEAGAVFVKVSLLDGNAMLYAPAPQTVYDDGRPVDRFFVPVASQPLPEQTIEERLTKELRFDPDAWIVETEDRAGRHFLDLAKT; translated from the coding sequence ATGCGTTTGAAATCAAATATCTGGGTCTCCGCTTACCTGCGCCGGTGCCAGACCGAGGGCGTGTTCGGCGCGGTGCGCCGCCGCGGCGCGGAGGAGGCGGGTGCGGTGTTCGTGAAAGTGTCGCTGCTCGACGGCAACGCGATGCTCTATGCGCCGGCGCCGCAGACCGTCTATGACGACGGTCGCCCCGTCGATCGCTTCTTCGTGCCGGTCGCATCGCAGCCGTTGCCGGAGCAAACGATCGAAGAGCGCCTGACGAAGGAGCTTCGTTTCGATCCGGACGCCTGGATCGTCGAGACCGAGGACCGCGCCGGGCGGCATTTTCTCGATCTGGCGAAGACCTAG